The segment agactcacagactctGAAAACAagtttatgattaccaaaggggaaagtggggagggaaaggataaattaggagtttgggattgacatatacacactactatatataaaagagataataaggacctattgtatagcacagggaactctactcaatattctgtaataaccattataggaaaagaatctggaaaagaatgaatgtatgtatatgtatcattgagtcactttgctgtacacgtgGAACTAACGCAACGTTGTAAATCagccatgcatgctaagttgctttagtcgtgtctgactctttgcgaccctatggactgtagcccaccaggctcctctgtccatggggattctccaggccagaatactggagtgggttgctatgccctcatccaggggatcttcccaaccctgggtcaaacccatgtctctaacatctcctgcattggcaagtgggttccttaccagtaatgccacctgggaagcccagaatcaaccatactccaatattaaataatttttttaaaaagactaatatTAAACCACTTCaggtaaaaataaatcataaaatagaggtaattaattaattaataaattaaggGTAGTATCACTCTTGCCAAGTGAGAAAATGTGTGTAAAACGCCTGACACAGGTGTGaattcccatttccttcctggGAAGCCTGATTCCCCATGTAAGACTGATTTCTCAGGGTCCTGAGGCCGTCAGGGTTAAGAATGCAGGTGCCGGGGCTCAGATGCCTGGCTTGTAGAATGAGGATATGGTGAGGTGTATAAATAACAGATATAACTGCTGTGAGCATAGAACAAGATGAGCTTCTGGGGTCCGAGGGAAGGACTTATCTTTATCTCTCAGTCACCTGTGTGCTGTAGGTGCTCAAAAATAGGAGCTGAGGGGATGAAAGAAAAGCCAAAGGATGCTTTCATCTCTGGACCCCCTCCCCCCAGTAACCATATGCTTCGTCCTAGACACCGCATCTCTTGTTTTATAAGACACATAACCTGAGATGAAACTTGTCTTAGCAACTTACAGGCTGTGCGGAAGGGGATTCCAAGCTTCCCCTGGATGTTGTTCACTAACACAATTTGTCCGGTCCTCCGGGAGATCATGTTGGGGAGCAGGGCTGGAAAGTGCAAGATGAAGACTCACGGTTACAAACCCAAGACGGAGTCAGGCAGCGGCCAGCAGACCCCTTCCCCAGACCCCTCATCACGCAGGCTCCTTTGCCTCCCTGCTAACTAGATTACAGTGGGACACAGGTGGGCTGGATCCCAGCCACCATTTATCCAGTGTTGCCTAAGAGTGGGCTGGGCTTGACCGGTAAATTGCtgggttattttattattatttttgtgtcatgcaggatcttaattcccaggccccctgcagttgAAGTTCGAGTGCTAACCACTAAACCTAACCCTGggtgattttattatattttttaaagctttttttttatttttaatgggaacCATTTTTAAAATCGTTATTGAagttgttacagtattgcttctgttttatgttttggttttttggccattagccatgtgagatcttagctcccctaccaggaatccaacccacacctcttgcattggaaggtggagtcttaaccactggaccttcagggaagtccccaacccTGGGTGATTTTAAATGACCCATCCATGTCCTTGAAGTGACACTGATTTCAGTGGTAAGAAAGGTAGCTCCCTTTCCAATTCTCCTATTCCTCCAGTAGGAAAGTTGGTTCAGGCGGGTCTTTAAAACTTCTTTTGCAAGtgctaatctttaaaaaaaaaaaagaaaaaaggaaagacctCAGCCCTGTGTCTTGGGAAAACTGAAGACTTTGTTTTGATTTCAGGTTTTCTTCCATTTATGGAGAGGAAAGGAATTTTTaatttatggtaaaaaaaaaagttcctcttAAGTAGAATTAATTGACAAATGAGGAAATTTAGAAAAAGCTATAGAGCAATGATAGCACAGGTGGAATCAGGAGATGGCAAAAAATCAAGACTCAACTTAGCATGCCTCACTTTGTTGCCAGGGAACCGGAGCTCTCAGAGGTTGAGGGGAGGACACACCTTGGCTGGGCTGCTGGGCGTGTCCACGGCgactgggctgagaagatcctgCTCTCTCAGCCTTTGCTAAATGTATATCCTTATATTCTTATATTCTTCCTTTTGTGATTCCGCTTTGATAAACTTTATTTAGGGTGGGGGAAGGGCTGTAACTCTTGGTTCTATTCCATGTCATCTCTAGCTATTCCACAACCCCCACCCTAGCTTCAGACCAGCTTTTGAACTTGGTTGTTAGAATCTCCACAAAgggaccataaagaatctgcctgtaatgtaggagatgcaggtttgatcactgggttgggaagatcttctggacaAAGAAATGgttacctaccccagtattcttgcctgaaaaatcccatggacagaggagcctggtgggctacagtctatgaggtcacaaagagtcggccacgactgagcaactaacactttcctgtTTCTGAAAAGGAATTGACGGTATTCTGGGTCGTTTATAGTTTGGGATAAACTCTTTTCTTCATGACTGAGGACAGAATTTCAACACTGGACCAACTGTCATTATTAGGAGCAGATCAACCACAAGGTGGATATAGTAGAAGGTTTGCAGGGGATGAAGACAATGGTCCAGAAACATGGAATGGGATTGGAGGGGAGCCAGGGATGTGAGTAAGAAAAGGGAAGTAAAGGGCAGGGTTTGGGAAAGGGACTGCACAGAGAAGAGACTTTCATAATCccttttctttcatcagcatttatAATCAAACACTGAAAGCTTTCACCAAACAAGCAGGGATTTTTCTGAAGAGGACTAGAGGCTCCATCCGGAAGTGGATGACTATATGGAGACATAATAGAGACCTCTTGAGCAGCCCAGTGACCCAGGATTCCATGGGAAGGTCAAACTCACGAGACCTTTGGTCAATATGATGGGTCCAAAGTAATTGGCATCCATGATCTTTTTGTCGAGCTCCAGAGAAATCTTATGGGCAGGTCCCTTCACCTTCATGCTGGCGTTGTTGATGAGGATGTCCACGCAGCCGTAGCAATCCAGGACCTCTTTGGCCACATCCTGGACACAGCTGATGTCTGAGAGATCCAAGAGGACCAGCTTTGGGGTGAATGTCTGCTGGACCAACGAGAAAGTCAAGGCACGTGTGGGAATATCCCCACAGACCTTGGGGCCCTTCCATCTAAGAGTTGCCCCTTTTGAAACTCAGAGCTTGTGGAATGACTACAGATGATTAAGTGAAGCAGAGATAACTGGGGAAGGGAAACTGATGGAGAAAATGCATCCTTGGGGACCAAGGCAACAATAACATTCCCAACATGTAAACATGCACTACAAAGTTTGATCTTCTGGTTAAGAGGCCAGAACTGAGAAATCCAAATGGAAGCTGTGCATAGATTCTCTgatgtcatttttttaatgacatttctGAGCTCCTCTTTGGAAATGGCTTTCAGACTGGCTTCCTAGCCACGAGAGAATCTGCCCAGTACTTTGTAGCCACGTTTGTTTTTTGGCCAAAATCATATACTTGATATAAGTTTTTTGAAACACCATCTGTATAGGTACAAGGCATTGTGTTCAGCTCTAAACATGCTGTCATCAAGATTTCCATGATTTAGAAGGACTACAGGTGGAAAAATTGATGATGCCACATGGCAGATACAATCCCAGTGTTTCACAAATATGAGTCCTGAGATATGCCCTTAAAAAAGCATGTCCTCTGGTTCAATATATTTGGGAAATATAGACTACTAAACATTCTTCTTGGAGGTAACACAATGCATATTTACATAACAAAGGTTCTGAAAAGTCCTGCAGTAAGGAAATCAGACAGAGAAGCTTTCTCTAACTCAGTATTTCCCACACAGTTGACCTCAGACCATCCTTTTTACTACCTCACAACCAATACCTGATAAAATCCCAAGAAACATGCTTTGGGGTTGTGGTGTTATCCTTTTGCTCCATCTCCTCAAATACCAGACTTAGTTCTGAATTATTTTTGGCTTTATCCAAAATCCAATTCAACATCAAGGgcaaagattattaaaaaaaaaaaaaaattcttgacacttccctggtggtccagtggttaagactctgtttcCAATGCAGGCGGCCTGGATTTGACCCTTGGTTGGGTACTTCCACATGCCATGTagaggggcaaaaaaaaaaaaaaaaaaattcttaaagagaactCTGAAAGCAATTTCTTAAACAATGATCCAGAAATGCCTTGAAAACCCCAGCTTCATTGAAATGTGTTTACCTGCTATATAACTTCATGGACAGGGACGTCATTTCCCTGATTtctttcaaggaaataaaaaacttgGGGCTGCACATCATGGCTtgaggaatcttagtttcccgaccagagattgaacatgGCCCCCTGCAGTGACAGCACTGAGTCCtgatcactggatcaccagggaagtccctctttgaGGGAGATATTAACTGAagtattatttaaaaagtcagcCATGAGAATTTATAAACAGAGCTGTGTCTATGACATACTGTATCTTCTGGGTCCTCTGAGTCTGACTTAAATAGAATGGGGTGGGGCTCAGAGGCTAGAGAAGAAATTTTTGGCGTGGTGAGGGTTCAAAATGAATCAACCCCCAAGTCGGCTGTGTCAAGATTACCTTTCCCCAAAGCTATCACTAGATTTCACCCAGAGCTGCTCTGTGACAAGCACGAAGACTAAGGGAACCCAGGGGTTGCCCATGCTGGCTGCCCGAAGGCCTTACCTTGCTGGGATCAGCCACACTGATCAGGGCATCGTATAGACTCTGAAGCCTCTCCCAGTTCTTTCCACACAGCACCAGCCTGGCTCCACCAGTATGGAACACCCGAGCACACTCTGTGAGGAAGAAGGGAGGACAGGACGCACTGTGTGGATGAAACTGCTGATGGGGGATGGGGTGGTTACAAATTTGAGGATTCAAAGAATTCAGAAGTCTTAGGGCTATGAGTTCCTTTAGAGGACATTGCATTCAACCTCCTCTGGAATGTCTTCTTGTTTCCAGCCTCAGCATGGCTGCCTTCTGTGAAGGGCAGCTCACAGGGGCATGAAATAGCCCCTCCTCCACTGGGCAGTTCTGATTTTGGGgacactgtttctttctttttggccatgtgtggcatatgggatcttagtttcctcaccagggattgaacctgtgccccctgcattgggagagtggagtcttaaccactgaaccaccagggaaatcctggtaTAGTCTTTCTTAAACTGGACAGAAAGATGACTCTGTCCAATAAGACCCCCAGAAGCACAGTGTTAAGTATATCTCAGTCTGAGGATATTGGAGACAGTtgctactttttgttttttttttggagatcAAATGTCACTAGTTTCCTCTACATTTTCATTGTGGGTTGATGCCCCAGCTAGGGTTCTttttattaacaacaacaacaaaaaaagtgaagCTGTCTTCTGTCTAGTTCATTTTATTCTAGATGAATTTCTTGCTTGCTCAATGTTCTCAACTGGGCAGTGATTGGTAGATACAAGTATTTTTCTGTGGCAATGACATTGATATTTAAGAACAATAaaagctggacttccctggtggagcaatggagaagaatccacctgccattgtaggggacacaggtttgatccctggtccgggaatatCCTACAGtctgtggagcaactaaagcccacgggccacaatcactgagcccacatgctacagctactgaagcccacattccctagagcctatgctctgcaacaacagaagccctGCAGGGAGAAGGTCATGCGCTGCGAAGTAGCCCGcgccctgcaatgagaagcccacgtaccGAAAAGCAGCCCccgtttgctgcaactagagaaaccccacGCGCAgcgaggaagacccagcacagccaacaaacGAAACAATAAGAGCTAACAGCCTTTGGCAGTTTACTTGCTTGAGTGGCTATTGAAAGAGGTTTACACATATTAGCTTATTTGATTCTCACAGTCATCCCACGCAGTGGTTTGTTATGTTGAGTTCCCTAGAAACAGAACCTACAgggttttagccactggaccaccagggaagtccctcggttcttttttcttgaaagatCCTTTTAAATATATGTGGTTTTTATAATAAGAGAATTCACTAAAGGAAACCATTCGGAGGGAGAATGGCTAGTCTTCCCGAGTTTGGGCTGTAATCCTCAGTGGCAGCGGCAGCTGCGCTGGGTGTGGGCAGCCCTGGAGGTCGTGTTTCACAGACCAGAAGCTATTAGTCTGAAAGAGACTTTATGATTTCAGCGATATTAAAATACACAAAGATGGCCTAGGGCCATCGTAAGAGACCGTTGATTAAAAGACAATTAGCTCAATTTCTGggaaaccactccaatattcttgctgggagaatcccatggacggaagagcctggcaggctacagttgatagggtcacaagagtcggacaccattTAGCGACTAAACCCCCACCACCAGCTCAATTTCAGGAACggttaaaggaagaaaatgatgtGTCTTAGAGGTGATGAAACACAGGCAAGGTTTGTGTTCTCTGAAGCAGTTTAAGTGCAGTGGTTAAGTATTTTGAAGATCATTCTTGCTGCAGACACAGTGGGTACAAGGTAACTTTATTCCTGACTTGGCCGAATTATGTGGGTTTGGGGCAAAGTCAGAAGTCCTGACATCTCTTTCTGTCTGGTTTCCCTAGGAGACAGCTTGGCTCTGGCCCTCTTGCTACTCTCCAGTGCTACCCACTGGGTTCGGTCAGGTTCTGTGCGACCGGGTGTGTGCTGTGGGCTATGTGGAACTTACCTCATCTGCTCAATgcccctcacttttttttttgcctgggaCCTGAGAAATGGAGCACTTTGAACTCAGAATCACTGCGGTTAGCAGCATGCTAAAGCCACCATAAGAGTTTACTGAAGGTCACACCCCAACTCCCAGCTTCTCAAGTTACTTCTAAATGCCTTCAAAACCGGGAAGTGATGTGGCTGAATCAGGCCAATCGTAAGACAACAGGGATTATGGGGTGTGTGGCATGCTGGCATTTGCATGCTCTGCGTGATTTGTTCATTATTATCGCCACTGCTAACATTTGAGAGGTGCCCATGACAGCACCAGGCACTGTCCTAAGGgatttccatttcttcattcatttagtcaTCACAACCGCATTACGAGGCACAGAGTATTATCATCCTTGCTTTCAGATGAGAAATCCAAGGCGGAGCAGTGCATCACCAGTTAGTAATTGGTGGAGtcaagaattgaacccagctcACAGGTCTGGCCTCATCACCAGTTCGCTACCCCAGCTAAGGGCTTTGAATTTCAAAATTTCTAGAAACTCCCTGCAGGCAAAGCAAATCACTTCTGCAGACTGATTTTGGCCTGTAGGCTGTGTATTTGCAACCCTAGGTATTCCAATCCCctcatttctcaggcaagaaagcTTTGGCCTCCAAGAGAGGACATTGGCTGATTAACAGATGCTGGGAGAGAACTCAGCCCTGACCCACACCCTCCTGCCCAGAGGGCACACCCACTCCCCACCCTATGGCCTCTCATCCTTCAGGGCAGAAGTGGGCACAAGAGGCTGTGAAGCTCATCTGTGTGTgcctagttgtgtccgactctgtgaccccatagactgcagcccaccaggtgcctctgtccatgggattctccaggcaagaatacgggagtgggttgccattcccttctccagggggtcctcccgccccagggatcaaacccaagtctcctgcattgcaggcggattctttaccactgagccgtcgGGGAAGCCCGAAGCTCGCTTACCCTTGCCCAGTCCCGAGATGGCGTCGGTGATGACCACCACTTTGTTCTGCACAACTGACTTGGACCACAGCCGGGACACCTCCTGGTAGATGAAGAGGAGGCCACTGATTCCTAACAGCAGCAGGGGCAGCATGAGCACGGCGGTGACCCCCATCTCGCTCTGGGGAAAGTGGGGAAAAGGAACTCGCTTGACAAAGAGACTCGGAACCTGGGGCAGAGGAGGCCCAAGGATGCAGGGCACAGTCAAGCCCTGAGCCCGGAGCCTCCTCTCCGGGAGCCAGGCTCTGTGCAAACCCCCTGAGTGCTGCTTCCAGAGCTCCTGGCCACGTGCTAATCCCCAAATAGTCATGAAGAGGGAATTACTCACAGTGTCTTCAGAAGCGGATGGAATCCGGGGACCTGCCCTCCCAGAGGTTAAttacaaatttaattaaaatgtgtcTGCATTTTTTGAAGGAAAGCCATGCATTAAGGCCACTTGCTTGGGCCCTAATGGCTATTTATAGCTGTCAGTGTTCTAAAGGGCTTTCATGGTAAATATAGTGTCTCTGCTGATATTCAGGAACACATGCTGGCCGGGTCTGATTTCAGAGTCCCTGCCAAGCCTTTTAAAGCTCTCCTGGGTGCCTCTCTAGTAGAAGTTCCTCTGCAGTTCAGGGATGAACCTTAGGGATCAGGACCTGGGATTTCAGCACAAAAATCCCCACCCTCACGTCCTAACTCTCCTATCAGGTAGCTTCCAGGTAGCTCAGACTCCAGCAGCAAGAGAACTTTCTGGATGGAGgtgaaaaaaacacagaaaatctgTTAAACAGAACGGATGAACCACTTGAAGGTGTGACATGAACTATGGGAAAGGGCAGTTTGGCAGTTTGGGGCTGTTCCTCTTTCAAGTGCTTCCTGCTCTtggagcctcagtcttctcatctgtagagTGGGCACAATAGTCTCATCTTGCAGGACTGTTGGGAGAATAAGATTCTGCAGCTTAGTAACAGACTCTGAGAAGATCGCTCTGTTCTCTTTAGTGATtaagcctgcatgctctagggCCCCTGAGCTACAACTAATGAGGCCCTGTGCTACAACTACAGAGCCGAGTGCTGCAGTATTTACTGATGCCTGTGtgcttagagcccatgctctataacaagagaaaccaccacagtgagaagcccgtgcactgcaactagagaaagcctgcaaacagcagtgaaaacccagaagagccaaaaataatgaaagaaagaaagaatacaggAGGTGACTCTGCACCACCCCCAGAATGGGTCTGGTCCATTGCCGCGCTGTTGGTTTCagtttctcccttctctctggcAATTTTTGCCTCGTCTGCATTGGTTCCCCGGTTGCCTTTCCTTAATGCATATCAGGGCTCATTCCTCAGGACCCTGGATAGGCTTGAGAGGTGAGAGATGCCCCGGCTCAGTCAGGCAACCtatgtgcatcagttcagttcagttcagtcgctcagtcgtgtctgactctttgcgaccccatgaattgcagcacgccaggcctccctgtccatcaccaactcccagagttcactcggactaacgtccatcgagtcggtgatgccatccagccatctcatcctctgtcgtccccttctcctcctgcccccaatcccttccagcatcagaatcttttccaatgagtcaactcgtcacatgaggtggccaaagtactggagtttcagcttcagcatcattccttccaaagaaatcccagggctgatctccttcagaatggactggttggatctccttgcagtccaagggactctcaagagtcttctccaacaccaaagttcaagagcatcaattctatAAACatagatgtgtatgtgtgtatacacacacacacacacacacacacatatatgtgtgtgtgtgtgtgtgttggagagtTCTATATGCCTGATTGTTTTCAATGCTGGGAGGTACAGAGGACAGTTCGTGCTATAGAGAAGTAACTGACAGCTCATAAGAGGGGAATAGACCTGCAAACAGATTATTGCAATATATGGAGGAATTAAAATCCACCTGAATTTGTCTTATAGCAAAGAGAGACAGATGGAGATGAGATGCCTTGATCTGAGGGACCGTGTCCACTGTCTGATTATTCCTAAGCTGTACACTTAGGGTTTGGGTAATTTTTTTGTAGGCATGTTGTACTTGAATAAAATcaagacttaaaaaatataaaaggggaacttccctggggtTCCTGTGGTTAAGATcctgtgtttccaatgcagggggcatggattcagtccctagacagggaactagatcccacatgccatgtggtgtggccaaaaatgaaaaaataaaaggaagcagAGGGCCTTGGAAAGTCAGAGAATGCAGCAAAGTCGGTTTTGACCTGAGCCTTGGGGACTAGTCACCTCTTGTCCTGCCCGATGTCTCGTTCATCCCTGACTCCTTTCCCCAGATGCCGTGTATGCTGTTTGCTGATGTCAGCTTCTCTCACACGACTTCAGAACATTCATTTCTTCCTTAGAACCTTCAGgcataagttttttgttttttttttttaaagaactgagtGTCTCTTTGGGGActtttcttttggatttccttttctgTAGGATCAGACTCTATCTCAGTGTTGTGACATTGACACAGGGTTTACCTACACAGACGCCCAGGGGTGACAAATCCTATAAAAGAACATGCACACTGTGGAGGGCAGGGGCCTTTGAGTATGAACTCTTCTGCTCCAGAGGACCCCAGCACGCCTTCCTTGTGTTGGACTCATCAGGGCAGGGGCCTTTGAGTATGAACTCTTCTGCTCCAGAGGACCCCAGCACGCCTTCCTTGTGTTGGACTCATTCCAGTAAAAAGCCATTTAATACCACTTCAAATATGCTTGGTTCAACATAGCACAAAATTCCATAGGCCCATCCATCACTAGGCAGACCCACAACTATGAAGAAGTTAGCTGAACTGCCCCTTATTCTCTGACAGCATACacggtactgctgctgctgctgctgctgctgctgtgaagtcgcttcagtcgtgtccgactctgtgcgaccccacagatagcagcccaccaggctcccccatccatgggattttccaggcaagagtactggagcggggtgccattgccttctccgagacatGGTACAGTTCAGCATAAATAGATTGAgtgattttatttgaaacattcagactttttttttcagaaatgatgCATTCActacacacataaatacattttaaaaaatgagtctaAGCTAGGATGCATTTAGGGTTATTAGGATATGGCAGTTCTTTTTCCCCTCTAAAACCCAAGTTATGTGTTTAACAATCAGTGGCCTCAATAGCATGTTAGTTTGAAATGCAAAATAGATGTATGTAATATTGTAACTGAACAAGTTAGGAAACGTGAAGCATACCACTGTTTCACACAAGACTTGCAGGTTTCACCATGTTTATTTTTAGAAGCAGAAGTGCCTGGCAATTTAATTTAAGCACAACAATTCAAACATTTGTTCCGCTTAGCTGTGACAAGACGTCATTCCTTTCAAcccttcttattttgttttatcaCTTGATTATCCTTCCAAACTGATTTTCCTATAGGTGGAAAGTAGAAAATTTGGaagaaactgtattttaaaaatagcacaaacctgatttttaaattcatttctccctgattaaaacagtaaaaaatataGGATAGTCACAGGTACTATTAATCTGTGTGTGTCAATTAAGGAAAAAGACTTTCTAGACTCTTTTGTCAACATAACTATGTGGGCAACAAATTACATCGTCTGTAGTCAAAGCcttgttttctcctctcttcagCTCTTACTCTTAGGGATCACATGCGCCTACTTTTTCTGTCACCCTTATTAAACTGTCAGGAAAGCTTGGGATGCTCACTTATACTACAGTGTCAATGGCTGATATTTTCTGTAGGTGTtgtctcatttaaaaatactggCATTATAACAGGAATCAGAAGTTGAAGGCAAAGGTGTTTAGGGAAGGGTAAGATGGCAGGTGGCAGGTTTAGTTCACAGCCTTGTGAAGCCCACTCCTGTCTGGTTGGTCTGCCTGTGCAGATCTGCCAGCCATGAACCCGGGCTAGCACATGGACACCTTGCCTGGAGCCTGTGGAGGCAGGTGCTTAGATACACTGGTGAGGGCACACCCCCCAGGGCTGGGAGCAGCTTCTGCTTCGCTTTCTGAAGCCTTGGGTTTCTGGAAGTCTGGTGGAGCGTGCCGACCGCCCTTCTGTCCGCTCTTTTTCTCTGCGAGGTCCCGGCGGGCTGCTGTGTATCTGCTTGTGGCCATGACCGATGCAACCATGCACAGGGCAAAGGAACCCCAGGCGAGGCTGCCGACAGAAGGCACGGTTAGGAAAGGGCACGGGGCTGAGTCCAGGCCTTCCTGCTGGGGTGGAAATCAACTCCCGGTTCTGCCTGATTTGGGCCTGggtttgggcttccccggtggctcagacggtaaagaatctgcctgcaatgcagaagacctgggtttgatcactgggttgggaagatcccctggagaagggaacggctactcgctccagtattcaggcctggagaattccatggacaggggagcctgacgggctacagtccatggggtcacaaagcgtcagacatgactgagcgactaatgctttgGATCACAGATCTCAGAGAGCAGTCAACGTGTTTTTGTT is part of the Budorcas taxicolor isolate Tak-1 chromosome 19, Takin1.1, whole genome shotgun sequence genome and harbors:
- the DHRS7C gene encoding dehydrogenase/reductase SDR family member 7C isoform X1 — translated: MGVTAVLMLPLLLLGISGLLFIYQEVSRLWSKSVVQNKVVVITDAISGLGKECARVFHTGGARLVLCGKNWERLQSLYDALISVADPSKQTFTPKLVLLDLSDISCVQDVAKEVLDCYGCVDILINNASMKVKGPAHKISLELDKKIMDANYFGPIILTKALLPNMISRRTGQIVLVNNIQGKLGIPFRTAYAASKHAALGFFDCLRAEVEEYDVVVSTVSPTFIRSYHVDPGQGNWEASIWKFFFRKLTYGAHPVDVAEEVMRTVRRKKQEVFLANPIPKAAVYVRTLFPELFFAVVACGVKEKLSVPEEG
- the DHRS7C gene encoding dehydrogenase/reductase SDR family member 7C isoform X2; the protein is MGVTAVLMLPLLLLGISGLLFIYQEVSRLWSKSVVQNKVVVITDAISGLGKECARVFHTGGARLVLCGKNWERLQSLYDALISVADPSKTFTPKLVLLDLSDISCVQDVAKEVLDCYGCVDILINNASMKVKGPAHKISLELDKKIMDANYFGPIILTKALLPNMISRRTGQIVLVNNIQGKLGIPFRTAYAASKHAALGFFDCLRAEVEEYDVVVSTVSPTFIRSYHVDPGQGNWEASIWKFFFRKLTYGAHPVDVAEEVMRTVRRKKQEVFLANPIPKAAVYVRTLFPELFFAVVACGVKEKLSVPEEG